A window from Citrus sinensis cultivar Valencia sweet orange chromosome 5, DVS_A1.0, whole genome shotgun sequence encodes these proteins:
- the LOC102627823 gene encoding protein SUPPRESSOR OF QUENCHING 1, chloroplastic gives MIAMKLLSSPPAASLSLQTKLFFFSSNTKQLRPSSVSSALFQCGAKRTVLGRRMVVKACVTKVEETDVNVSSESKWGKVSAVLFDMDGVLCNSEEPSRRAAVDVFAEMGVEVTVEDFVPFMGTGEANFLGGVASVKGVKGFDSEAAKKRFFEIYLDKYAKPNSGIGFPGALELINQCKNKGLKVAVASSADRIKVDANLAAAGLPVSMFDAIVSADAFENLKPAPDIFLSASKILNVPTSECIVIEDALAGVQAAKAAQMRCIAVTTTLSEERLKEASPSLIRKEIGSVSLNDILTGGGGSYNEKIQEHELLHAASQNSTALLKEKTDNWSILDTGAADEKCSSTSGLQGSRREILRYGSLGVAFSCLFFTVSNWKAMQYASPKAIWNVLFGVNRPSFEQTEGGSSQSERIQQFVNYISDVENRKTTPIVPEFPAKLDWLNTAPLQFRRDLKGKVVLLDFWTYCCINCMHVLPDLEFLEKKYKDMPFTVVGVHSAKFDNEKDLEAIRNAVLRYGISHPVVNDGDMNLWRELGVNSWPTFAVVGPNGKLLAQLAGEGHRKDLDDLVEAALLFYGKKKLLDNTPLPLSLEKDSDPRLFTSPLKFPGKLAIDILNNRLFISDSNHNRIVVTDLDGNFIVQIGSSGEEGLRDGSFDDATFNRPQGLAYNAKKNLLYVADTENHALREIDFVNDTVRTLAGNGTKGSDYQGGEKGTSQLLNSPWDVCYKPINEKVYIAMAGQHQIWEHSTVDGVTRAFSGDGYERNLNGSSSLNTSFAQPSGISLSPDFMEIYVADSESSSIRALNLKTGGSRLLAGGDPIFPDNLFKFGDQDGIGSEVLLQHPLGVYCAKNGQIYVADSYNHKIKKLDPASNRVSTLAGIGKAGFKDGAALAAQLSEPAGIIEAQNGNLFIADTNNNIIRYLDLNKEEPELQTLELKGVQPPTPKSRSPKRLRRRSSPDSQTIVVDGGLSNEGNIYLKISLPEEYHFSKEARSKFSVDVEPENAVIIDPLDGNLSPEGSAVLHFRRMSPSASTGRISCKVYYCKEDEVCLYKPLLFEVPFQEEVPNSPPAEITLPYDLKPKISTNSLQLPVAP, from the exons ATGATAGCCATGAAGCTGCTGTCATCACCACCGGCTGCATCTTTGTCTCTTCAGACAaaactcttcttcttctcttccaaCACAAAACAACTGAGACCAAGTTCTGTTTCAAGCGCATTGTTTCAATGTGGAGCAAAACGCACGGTTTTGGGGCGCAGAATGGTGGTTAAGGCTTGTGTGACCAAAGTGGAGGAGACAGATGTGAATGTTTCATCAGAAAGCAAGTGGGGGAAGGTTTCTGCTGTGCTTTTTGACATGGATGGCGTGTTGTGTAATAGCGAGGAGCCTTCTAGAAGAGCTGCTGTTGATGTTTTTGCTGAAATGGGAGTTGAAGTTACAGTTGAGGACTTTGTGCCTTTCATGGGAACTG GCGAAGCCAATTTCTTAGGAGGGGTAGCTTCTGTTAAGGGAGTCAAGGGATTTGATTCCGAGGCAGCCAAAAAGAGGTTCTTTGAGATATATCTGGATAAG TACGCAAAGCCGAATTCAGGAATAGGATTTCCAGGTGCCCTTGAACTTATTAATCAG TGTAAGAACAAAGGCCTGAAAGTTGCTGTTGCTTCTAGTGCTGATCGTATCAAAGTTGATGCAAATTTAGCTGCTGCTGGTCTACCAGTGTCAAT GTTCGATGCTATTGTGTCAGCAGATGCCTTTGAGAATTTGAAACCTGCTCCTGATATCTTCTTATCTGCATCAAAGATCTTGAATGTGCCCACCAGTGAG TGTATTGTTATTGAAGATGCTCTAGCTGGAGTGCAGGCTGCTAAAGCTGCACAAATGAG ATGTATAGCTGTAACAACTACATTATCAGAGGAGAGACTCAAGGAAGCCAGTCCATCACTTATCAGAAAAGAGATAGGAAGTGTTTCACTTAATGATATTCTCACTGGTGGCGGTGGTTCTTATA ATGAGAAGATACAGGAACACGAGTTATTGCATGCTGCATCACAGAACTCAACAGCTTTGctcaaagaaaaaacagatAATTGGTCCATCCTGGATACAGGTGCCGCCGATGAGAAGTGTTCCTCAACTTCAGG GTTGCAGGGTTCTCGGCGAGAGATATTGAGATATGGAAGTCTTGGCGTTGCATTTTCTTGTCTCTTCTTCACAGTTTCAAACTGGAAG GCAATGCAATATGCATCTCCTAAAGCTATTTGGAATGTGCTATTTGGAGTCAACCGTCCATCCTTTGAGCAGACTGAAG GAGGATCATCACAATCAGAAAGAATCCAGCAATTTGTAAACTATATATCTGATGTCGAAAACAG GAAAACTACTCCTATTGTACCGGAGTTTCCAGCAAAACTTGATTGGTTGAATACAGCTCCCCTCCAGTTTCGCAGG GATTTGAAAGGAAAAGTGGTTCTGCTGGATTTTTGGACCTACTGCTGTATAAATTGCATGCATGTGCTGCCAGATTTAGAGTTTCTGGAGAAGAAGTACAAAGACATGCCA TTCACTGTTGTTGGAGTACATTCTGCAAAGTTTGATAATGAGAAAGATTTGGAAGCCATCCGTAATGCAGTACTACGCTATGGCATCTCTCATCCT GTTGTTAATGATGGAGACATGAATTTATGGCGAGAACTAGGTGTGAATTCATGGCCTACATTTGCCGTTGTTGGACCCAACGGTAAGCTCCTTGCACAACTAGCAGGTGAAGGCCACAGAAAG GATCTTGACGATTTAGTTGAGGCAGCTCTTCTATTTTACGGTAAAAAGAAGCTCCTGGACAACACACCACTGCCCCTGAGCTTGGAGAAAGATAGTGATCCTCGCTTGTTCACATCTCCTTTGAAGTTTCCTGGGAAGCTGGCGATTGATATCCTCAACAACCGTCTCTTCATTTCAGATAGTAACCATAACAGAATA GTGGTAACAGACTTAGATGGGAATTTTATTGTCCAAATTGGGAGCTCAGGAGAGGAGGGTCTACGTGATGGTTCCTTTGATGATGCCACTTTCAATCGTCCTCAA GGCCTGGCATACAATGCAAAGAAAAATCTGCTCTATGTAGCAGATACTGAAAATCATGCTTTAAG GGAGATTGATTTTGTTAATGACACAGTGCGAACTCTAGCTGGAAATGGAACTAAAGGTTCTGACTACCAAGGGGGAGAAAAGGGAACTTCTCAG CTCCTCAACTCCCCATGGGATGTCTGTTATAAGCCAATTAATGAGAAGGTTTACATTGCAATGGCCGGCCAGCATCAGATCTGGGAACACAGTACAGTGGATGGTGTAACTAGAGCTTTTAGCGGTGATGGTTACGAGAGGAACTTGAATGGGTCAAG CTCTTTAAACACATCTTTTGCACAACCTTCTGGAATTTCATTGTCCCCAG ATTTCATGGAAATTTATGTTGCGGATAGTGAGAGTAGCTCCATACGAGCACTCAATCTAAAAACGGGAGGATCCAGATTGCTAGCTGGTGGTGATCCTATTTTCCCAGACAATTTGTTTAAG TTTGGAGACCAAGATGGAATAGGGTCTGAAGTACTTCTTCAACATCCATTAGGTGTCTATTGTGCAAAGAATGGTCAAATTTATGTAGCAGATAGTTACAATCACAAG ATCAAGAAGTTAGATCCAGCTAGTAATAGGGTCAGTACCCTAGCAGGTATAGGGAAAGCTGGTTTCAAGGATGGAGCAGCATTAGCAGCTCAG CTTTCGGAGCCGGCAGGAATCATTGAAGCACAGAATG GAAACCTTTTCATAGCAGAtacaaacaataatattatcagATATCTAGACTTGAACAAGGAAGAACCTGAACTTCAAACTTTAGAGCTAAAAGGAGTTCAGCCCCCAACACCAAAATCCAGATCTCCAAAACGCCTCAGGAGGCGATCATCACCTGACTCTCAGACCATTGTTGTTGATGGTGGTTTATCCAACGAAGGCAACATTTATCTTAAGATATCATTACCTGAAGAGTACCATTTCTCAAAG GAAGCACGCAGTAAATTCAGTGTTGATGTGGAACCTGAAAATGCAGTGATTATCGATCCTTTGGATGGAAATCTTAGTCCAGAAGGATCGGCAGTACTTCATTTTAGGAGAATGTCTCCATCAGCGTCAACGGGGAG